Genomic window (Ananas comosus cultivar F153 linkage group 1, ASM154086v1, whole genome shotgun sequence):
TGCGTTTGATGAACAAGATATTAAGTACTACACAGCGCTGTTTAAGGATGACATTAAGCGCAACCCAACAACTGTTGAGCTGTTCGATATAGCACAATCTAACAGCGAGCACAGTAGGCACTGGTTCTTTAATGGGAAACTTGTTATTGACGGTGAGACTATGAGTAAAACATTGATGCAGATTGTGAAGAGCACTTTGAAGGCAAACCCCAATAATTCTGTCATTGGCTTTAAGGATAACTCGAGCGCGATCAAGGGGTACCAAGTGAACCAGTTACGACCTGCTTTCCCCGGTTCGACCTGTCCACTAGACATGATTATCCGCGAGCTTGATATTTTGTTCACGGCAGAGACGCACAATTTCCCCTGTGCTGTGGCTCCTTATCCCGGAGCGGAAACTGGTGCTGGGGGACGCATCAGGGACACACATGCAACTGGAAGGGGTTCATTTGTGGTAGCCGCCACCGCTGGTTACTGCGTGGGTAACCTTCGCATAGAAGGCTCCTTCGCCCCGTGGGAGGATTCATCTTTTCTATATCCATCCAACTTAGCACCACCTCTTCAGATTCTGGTTGATGCCAGTGATGGGGCATCTGACTATGGAAATAAATTTGGAGAACCATTGATTCAGGGTTTCACGAGGACCTTCGGTATGAGATTGCCGAGCGGGGAGCGGCGTGAGTGGCTAAAGCCGATAATGTTTAGTGGAGGAATCGGGCAGATCGATCATGCACATATCTCAAAGGGAGAACCTGATATTGGGATGCTAGTTGTTAAGATTGGAGGGCCGGCGTATAGGATCGGGATGGGTGGTGGTGCGGCTTCGAGCATGGTTAGTGGACAGAACGATGCTGAGTTGGATTTTAACGCCGTTCAGAGGGGAGATGCTGAGATGGCACAAAAGCTGTATCGGGTGGTTCGTGCATGCGCTGAAAtgggagagaaaaaccctataATCAGCATCCATGATCAGGGGGCCGGAGGTAATTGCAATGTCGTGAAGGAGATAATCTATCCTAAGGGTGCTGAGATCGACATCCGTTCTATCGTTGTCGGTGATCACACCATGTCGGTGCTAGAAATATGGGGTGCCGAGTACCAAGAACAGGATGCTTTATTGGTGAAGCCCGAGAGCAGAGACTTATTGCAAGTGATCTGCGAGAGGGAAAGGGTCTCAATGGCCGTCATTGGTACGATCAGCGGCAGCGGAAAAATCGTGTTAATTGATAGCTCTGCCATAGAGGAGTCCAAGTCTAATGGGCTACCTCCCCCACCACCTGTTGAGGATCTCGAGCTAGAAAAGGTGCTAGGAGATATGCCCCAGAAGTGCTTTGAATTCAGTCGAATCCCTCAACTGCGGGAGCCGTTGGATATTGCGCCTGGGACCACGTTAATGGATTCTCTCAAGCGAGTGTTGAAGCTTCCTTCGGTATGTTCAAAGCGCTTCTTAACCACAAAAGTGGACAGGTGTGTAACGGGTCTTGTAGCGCAGCAACAAACGGTGGGCCCGCTTCAACTCCCACTTTCTGATGTTGCCGTTATTGCCCAGACGTACACTGATCTGACCGGCGGTGCTTGTGCGATAGGGGAGCAGCCAATTAAGGGCTTGCTTAATTCAAAAGCCATGGCGAGAATGGCTGTTGGGGAAGCCCTAACCAATCTAGTTTGGGCCAAAGTGACCTCTCTTGCTGACGTGAAAGCTAGCGGCAACTGGATGTACGCTGCCAAGCTCGATGGAGAAGGGGCGGATATGTACGATGCCGCTATTGCACTCTCGGAATCTATGATTCAACTGGGTATAGCTATTGATGGGGGTAAGGATAGTCTTTCTATGGCTGCTCACGCCGGAGGTGAGGTTGTTAAGGCTCCGGGAAATCTAGTCATCAGCGCTTATGTCACCTGTCCTGATATAACGTTGACGGTTACTCCGGATTTAAAGCTCACGAATGATGGCGTTCTCCTGCACATTGATCTAGCAAAAGGGAAGCGGCGCTTAGGTGGTTCCGCACTCGCTCAGGCTTTCGACCAAGTCGGCGATGATTGCCCTGATCTCGATGATGTCCTTTACCTGAAGAGCGTCTTTGAATCAGTTCAGGATCTGCTTAGCGAACGCCTTATTTCTGCCGGCCATGACATCAGCGATGGCGGCCTTATTGTTTGTGCCCTCGAAATGGCCTTTGCTGGGAACTGTGGCTTGAAGTTGAACCTAAGCTCAGGAGGCCACAGCATTCTTCATACACTTTTTGCGGAAGAGCTTGGTCTAATTCTCGAAATCAACAAGAAGGACATCGATATTGTTAAGAAAAAGCTGAAAACAATGGGTGTTTCTAGCGAGGTTATTGGTGAAGTTTCTGCATCACCGGTCATAGAATTAGTTGTTGACGGGGATCTGCGGCTAAAAGAGGAAACTTCCTACCTTAGGGATTTGTGGGAGGAAACAAGTTTCCAACTTGAGAGCCTGCAAAGACTAGCTTCTTGTGTCAAACTCGAGAAAGAAGGCTTAAAGCATAGACAATCGCCTTCGTGGTCTCTGTCCTTTACCCCCAAATTCACTAACAGTAAACTTATTGCTGCATCTTCGAAACCAAAGGTGGCCATCATTCGTGAGGAAGGGAGCAATGGAGACCGAGAGATGTCCGCAGCATTCTACGCTGCGGGTTTCGAACCATGGGATGTCACAATGTCGGACCTTTTGAATGGAAAAATTTCACTTGATGATTTCCGTGGGGTCGCATTCGTGGGCGGTTTTAGCTACGCCGACGTCCTTGATTCGGCAAAAGGTTGGTCAGCATCTATAAGGTTCAACCTGCCCCTTTTACAGCAATTTCAGAAGTTCTATAACAGGCCCGACACTTTCAGCCTTGGTGTTTGCAATGGGTGTCAACTGATGGCTCTTCTAGGGTGGGTGCCGGGGGGTGATGTTGGTGGTTCTTCTGGTGTCGGCGGCGATTTGTCACAGCCGAGGTTTGTTCACAATGAATCGGGCCGATTTGAGTGTAGATTTACTGGTGTTACGATTGGGGATTCACCGGCTATTATGTTTAAAGGAATGGAAGGCTCTACATTGGGTGTTTGGGCTGCTCATGGCGAGGGAAGAGCGTATTTTCCAGATAATGATATTCTAGGCTCTGTTCTTAAATCTAATCTCGCCCCCGTACGATACTGTGATGATGAGAGTAAAATAACAGAGGTGTATCCTTTTAACCCCAATGGTTCGCCTCTTGGGATCGCGGCGCTCTGTTCTCCCGATGGGCGCCACCTGGCGATGATGCCGCATCCCGAGCGTTGCTTCATGATGTGGCAGTACCCATGGTACCCAAAGGAGTGGAATGTCGACAAGAAGGGCCCCAGCCCGTGGTTGAGAATGTTCCAGAATGCTCGTGAATGGTGCTCGTAGATCAGGTACTCCGTTTCTTTCTCAGTGAATGCGACGACTATTTAAGTTTCATTTGGTCTTCTTACTGCTTTACTTGTTATGTTAAAAagattctgaagcttgccaATTACTATTTCCTGCGGAAAACTGTTTTCAGGTACGGAAACCGAAAGCTACATTCCGGTATGTTCTGCGTCATTTAAGCGCTGACTTATCGAAGTGGTCTGATCTGCGATGGTGGTATTCAAGAATGTGAATTTTCTGATGTACAACTGCAAAATATTGCtggataataatataaaataactactGTGAGGAATAGATCCAGTAAAAGTTTCTGGGTCTTATTTTGAGTGGttcttatatttatttctatacaAAACAAGATAATTCTATACCTTCTTCTTAATAAGTATTTGGTTGCATTTTGGCTCATGCGAACAGCAACTTGAGTTTGAAGTATAATATTAGCAAAGTACTCCATGTGTAAGCATACTAATGGTGTCCATTGGGTGTGTTTTGCTTAATTACTTATGTGTTGAGATAAAACCAATGTTCTTTAATGgagtattaattaatttgttgtgATTATTGCCTtgtgaatatatttgaaaatatcaggatttTTTTAAAGACagtatataaaagttgaattttgttgagagatatatttgacattcattatatttgcaggaatatgcataaaattaacttctttttttttttttaactaaatccCTCAAAAGTGAAGCAACACTCAGGTGTTTAGAGAACACCACAATATCTTAAACTTGTAGGTCTTATACTTAGAAGCAAAAGTTTCAATTTAAACTCTGTCGCATAATTATGCAGGAGTAAATAAGCTTAAGCCTTTTTTACAGGGTCTTTGGTAACTCACAAAATTGTGGGAAATTATTTTCTGGAAGAAGAATTTTATGTATAGCAACATCCTTTTCGAAGTTTTCGtttttcgaataaaaaatttgaaaaagtgAAGAAACagaatttttcataaaattttgatttcttttatctactttttcttaaaatcaaactgatagaaaatatttttttagttagaaaagtaatattttttaggaAAGCAAATATTCCTTAGAAAGGTGCTTGCatggtttct
Coding sequences:
- the LOC109707082 gene encoding probable phosphoribosylformylglycinamidine synthase, chloroplastic/mitochondrial, giving the protein MATLGKPAVGDSLRIPAFPTNGEPRRSHMLSFRNPGARRRFHVTCSRFGLRHVPILSIRRNASLSTPLLSIPRAVVSRGLESPLDEQYDTLEQTPEIIHFYRRPFIRESAAAELLRQVQEKISPNIVDIKTEQCFNIGVEGVLPINKLGVLKWLLQETYEPENLDKHSFLEEEEALTGAQNSVLIEVGPRMSFTTAWSANAVSICQACSLTEITRLERSRRYLLHLRPGSSPLDVNQINDFAAMVHDRMTECVYPQKLTSFKTSAIPEAVSVVPVIERGREALEEINVKMGLAFDEQDIKYYTALFKDDIKRNPTTVELFDIAQSNSEHSRHWFFNGKLVIDGETMSKTLMQIVKSTLKANPNNSVIGFKDNSSAIKGYQVNQLRPAFPGSTCPLDMIIRELDILFTAETHNFPCAVAPYPGAETGAGGRIRDTHATGRGSFVVAATAGYCVGNLRIEGSFAPWEDSSFLYPSNLAPPLQILVDASDGASDYGNKFGEPLIQGFTRTFGMRLPSGERREWLKPIMFSGGIGQIDHAHISKGEPDIGMLVVKIGGPAYRIGMGGGAASSMVSGQNDAELDFNAVQRGDAEMAQKLYRVVRACAEMGEKNPIISIHDQGAGGNCNVVKEIIYPKGAEIDIRSIVVGDHTMSVLEIWGAEYQEQDALLVKPESRDLLQVICERERVSMAVIGTISGSGKIVLIDSSAIEESKSNGLPPPPPVEDLELEKVLGDMPQKCFEFSRIPQLREPLDIAPGTTLMDSLKRVLKLPSVCSKRFLTTKVDRCVTGLVAQQQTVGPLQLPLSDVAVIAQTYTDLTGGACAIGEQPIKGLLNSKAMARMAVGEALTNLVWAKVTSLADVKASGNWMYAAKLDGEGADMYDAAIALSESMIQLGIAIDGGKDSLSMAAHAGGEVVKAPGNLVISAYVTCPDITLTVTPDLKLTNDGVLLHIDLAKGKRRLGGSALAQAFDQVGDDCPDLDDVLYLKSVFESVQDLLSERLISAGHDISDGGLIVCALEMAFAGNCGLKLNLSSGGHSILHTLFAEELGLILEINKKDIDIVKKKLKTMGVSSEVIGEVSASPVIELVVDGDLRLKEETSYLRDLWEETSFQLESLQRLASCVKLEKEGLKHRQSPSWSLSFTPKFTNSKLIAASSKPKVAIIREEGSNGDREMSAAFYAAGFEPWDVTMSDLLNGKISLDDFRGVAFVGGFSYADVLDSAKGWSASIRFNLPLLQQFQKFYNRPDTFSLGVCNGCQLMALLGWVPGGDVGGSSGVGGDLSQPRFVHNESGRFECRFTGVTIGDSPAIMFKGMEGSTLGVWAAHGEGRAYFPDNDILGSVLKSNLAPVRYCDDESKITEVYPFNPNGSPLGIAALCSPDGRHLAMMPHPERCFMMWQYPWYPKEWNVDKKGPSPWLRMFQNAREWCS